Proteins encoded in a region of the Planctomycetia bacterium genome:
- a CDS encoding arylsulfatase: MKQPLFVRAIVGVVAACCVCVALPVSAQAAKPNILVIMSDDVGLANISAYSMGLVGYQTPNIDRIAKGGMLFTDYYAEQSCTAGRSAFLTGIHPVRTGLTKVGLPGSAIGISAKDPTLAELLKPHGYVSGQYGKNHLGDRNEFLPTVHGFDDFFGNLYHLNAEEEPENEDYPKDPAFRARFGPRGVLDTQAADKDDPTVDPRFGRVGRQVIKDTGPLTRKRMETIDEDCLQRAKKFIRTNHESGKPWMTWMNTSRMHFFTHLKKESQGVTGLGLYADGMVEHDKHVGELLDLLEELKIADNTIVVYTCDNGPHFNEWPDGGNTWFRSEKNTNWEGGYRVAGLVRWPGRIKAGTVSNEIMSHLDWVPTLLAAVGDPAIKDKLRAGHDIGGTTYKAHLDGYNFLPHLTGETKKGPREEFFYFSDDAQLVALRRAQWKLVFAEQRARQLQVWTEPFVMLRAPKLFNLRSDPFERADTDSNNYNRWYLERAWVAMPTQAIVADFLKTFAEFPPRQKPAKFNVDEIIKLMVEGKGD, from the coding sequence GTGAAGCAGCCCCTATTTGTCCGGGCCATCGTCGGCGTGGTCGCGGCGTGCTGCGTATGCGTAGCGCTGCCGGTGTCCGCCCAGGCAGCGAAGCCCAATATCCTCGTCATCATGAGCGACGACGTGGGCCTCGCGAACATCAGTGCCTACAGCATGGGGCTCGTCGGTTACCAGACGCCGAACATCGACCGCATCGCGAAGGGAGGCATGCTGTTCACCGATTACTACGCCGAGCAGAGCTGCACGGCGGGGCGTTCCGCCTTCCTCACCGGGATCCATCCGGTCCGCACGGGCCTGACCAAGGTCGGCCTGCCCGGCTCAGCCATCGGCATCTCCGCCAAGGACCCGACGCTCGCCGAACTCCTCAAGCCGCACGGGTACGTGTCGGGACAGTACGGCAAGAATCATCTCGGCGACCGCAACGAGTTCCTGCCGACCGTCCACGGCTTTGACGACTTCTTCGGCAACCTCTATCACCTCAACGCCGAGGAGGAGCCGGAGAACGAGGATTACCCGAAGGATCCGGCGTTTCGGGCCCGGTTCGGGCCGCGGGGCGTGCTCGACACCCAGGCCGCGGACAAGGACGATCCGACCGTCGACCCGCGGTTCGGCCGCGTCGGTCGGCAGGTCATCAAGGACACCGGTCCGCTCACGCGCAAGCGGATGGAGACGATCGACGAGGACTGCCTGCAGCGGGCCAAAAAGTTCATCCGCACGAACCACGAGTCGGGCAAGCCGTGGATGACCTGGATGAACACGTCGCGGATGCACTTCTTCACGCACTTGAAGAAGGAGAGCCAGGGCGTCACCGGGCTGGGTCTGTACGCGGACGGCATGGTGGAGCACGACAAGCACGTCGGCGAACTGCTCGACCTGCTCGAGGAACTGAAGATCGCCGACAACACCATCGTCGTGTACACCTGCGACAACGGCCCGCACTTCAACGAATGGCCGGACGGCGGCAACACCTGGTTCCGCAGCGAGAAGAACACCAACTGGGAGGGAGGCTACCGCGTGGCGGGGCTCGTCCGCTGGCCCGGCAGGATCAAGGCCGGAACGGTCTCCAACGAGATCATGTCGCACCTCGACTGGGTGCCGACGCTGCTGGCGGCCGTCGGTGATCCGGCGATCAAGGACAAGCTTCGCGCGGGGCACGATATCGGCGGCACGACCTACAAGGCCCACCTCGACGGCTACAACTTCCTGCCGCACCTGACGGGCGAGACCAAGAAGGGCCCGCGTGAGGAGTTCTTCTACTTCAGCGACGACGCCCAGCTGGTGGCCCTGCGTCGTGCCCAGTGGAAGCTGGTGTTCGCGGAGCAGCGGGCCCGGCAGCTGCAGGTCTGGACGGAGCCGTTCGTGATGCTCCGGGCACCGAAGCTCTTCAATCTCCGTTCGGATCCGTTCGAGCGGGCCGACACCGATTCCAACAACTACAACCGGTGGTATTTGGAACGGGCGTGGGTGGCGATGCCGACGCAGGCCATCGTGGCGGACTTCCTCAAGACGTTCGCCGAGTTTCCCCCGCGGCAGAAGCCGGCCAAGTTCAACGTCGATGAAATCATCAAGCTGATGGTGGAAGGGAAGGGCGACTGA
- a CDS encoding choloylglycine hydrolase yields MPRQFLVAAAVLSALATAAQACTRCVYLGPNDTVMVARSMDWVEDPGSEVWVFPRGMKRNGTAGPGSLEWTSRYGSAVVSFYGIASVDGMNEKGLVANTLYLVESDYGKRVAGRPTMSIACWTQYVLDSFATVKEAVAALEKEPFTVVAPILPNGEPGVGHMAISDPTGDSAILEYVKGKLVVHHGRQFQVMTNSPTFDQQLSLNAYWKEIGGLTMLPGTNRAADRFARASFYVTNLPQTADPKRAVAQIFSVIRGVSVPLGFTVPDKPNIASTIWRTVYDHKDRVMYFDSATSPTVFWLPLESLSFDAGAPVKRLALKAGETYSGDASETLKPAEPFAFLQAKPD; encoded by the coding sequence ATGCCTCGTCAGTTCCTTGTCGCCGCCGCTGTGCTCAGTGCCCTCGCCACCGCCGCCCAGGCATGCACGCGGTGTGTCTATCTCGGACCGAACGACACCGTGATGGTGGCCCGATCGATGGACTGGGTCGAGGACCCCGGCTCCGAAGTGTGGGTGTTTCCCCGTGGCATGAAGCGGAACGGTACCGCCGGCCCAGGCTCGCTTGAATGGACGAGCCGCTATGGCTCGGCTGTCGTCTCTTTCTATGGGATCGCCAGCGTGGACGGCATGAATGAGAAGGGGCTCGTTGCCAACACGCTCTACCTCGTCGAGAGTGACTACGGCAAGCGTGTGGCCGGCCGGCCCACCATGTCGATCGCCTGCTGGACGCAGTACGTGCTCGACTCATTCGCTACGGTGAAGGAGGCCGTGGCGGCGCTTGAGAAGGAACCGTTTACGGTCGTCGCCCCGATCCTCCCCAACGGCGAACCCGGTGTTGGCCACATGGCGATCTCGGACCCCACGGGCGACTCGGCGATCCTTGAATACGTGAAGGGGAAACTCGTCGTCCATCACGGCCGGCAGTTCCAGGTGATGACTAACTCGCCCACGTTCGACCAGCAGCTCTCCCTCAACGCCTATTGGAAGGAGATCGGCGGCCTGACGATGCTCCCCGGAACCAATCGGGCGGCCGACCGGTTCGCTCGGGCATCGTTCTATGTGACGAACCTCCCGCAGACCGCCGACCCGAAGCGGGCCGTCGCCCAGATCTTCAGCGTGATCCGCGGGGTGTCGGTGCCGCTCGGATTCACCGTCCCCGACAAGCCCAACATCGCCAGCACGATCTGGCGCACGGTGTATGACCACAAGGACCGTGTGATGTACTTCGATTCGGCGACCAGCCCCACGGTGTTTTGGCTGCCGCTCGAGAGCCTCTCGTTCGACGCCGGTGCCCCGGTGAAGCGGCTTGCCCTCAAGGCTGGCGAAACCTACAGCGGCGACGCGTCAGAAACGCTGAAACCGGCCGAGCCGTTCGCCTTCCTCCAGGCGAAGCCCGACTGA